The following proteins are co-located in the Mesorhizobium australicum WSM2073 genome:
- a CDS encoding 2-hydroxyacid dehydrogenase produces the protein MSKPKVILTRRWPRQVEAKLASQFDATFNENDRPLDQNGLRLALEQADAVLPTVSDRLGADLFAGGSRAKILGNFGVGFNHIDIEAAKAAEIAVTNTPGVLTDATADLAVTLLLMCARRAGEGERELRAGKWSGWRPTHLCGTQVTGKTIGIIGMGRIGQAVARRCHFGFGMKVIYHDDFAGDLQDFPALRISKVDQVFEEADFVSLHCPGGGQNIHLVNERRLGLMMRSAILINTARGDVVDEAALISALEQGQIAGAGLDVFEHEPNVPKALRERENVVLLPHLGSATSETRVAMGMKVIENLTAFFEGRRPPDLVS, from the coding sequence ATGAGCAAGCCAAAAGTGATCCTCACCCGCCGATGGCCGCGCCAGGTGGAAGCAAAGCTGGCAAGCCAGTTCGATGCGACATTCAACGAAAATGACAGGCCTCTCGACCAAAATGGGTTGAGGCTAGCGTTGGAGCAGGCGGACGCCGTTTTGCCAACTGTCTCTGACAGGCTCGGCGCCGACCTGTTTGCAGGGGGATCGAGAGCGAAAATTCTCGGCAATTTCGGCGTCGGCTTCAATCACATCGACATCGAAGCGGCGAAAGCCGCGGAGATCGCCGTCACCAACACGCCGGGCGTCTTGACGGACGCGACTGCCGACCTTGCGGTAACGCTGCTTTTGATGTGTGCCCGCCGCGCCGGCGAAGGCGAACGCGAATTGCGAGCTGGCAAATGGTCTGGATGGCGCCCCACGCATCTGTGCGGCACGCAAGTCACCGGCAAGACCATAGGCATTATCGGCATGGGCCGCATTGGCCAGGCCGTGGCGCGGCGTTGTCACTTCGGCTTCGGCATGAAGGTGATCTACCACGACGATTTCGCGGGCGATTTGCAGGATTTTCCGGCGCTCCGCATATCCAAGGTCGATCAAGTTTTTGAAGAGGCGGATTTCGTTTCGCTGCATTGCCCAGGCGGCGGCCAAAACATTCACCTGGTCAATGAGCGTCGTCTCGGCCTGATGATGAGATCGGCCATCCTGATCAACACAGCGCGCGGCGACGTGGTTGATGAGGCCGCGCTCATCTCCGCACTTGAACAGGGACAGATTGCTGGAGCTGGACTGGATGTGTTCGAGCATGAGCCGAACGTGCCGAAAGCGCTGCGCGAACGGGAGAACGTCGTGTTGCTGCCGCATCTCGGCAGCGCCACCTCGGAAACCCGCGTGGCGATGGGCATGAAGGTGATCGAGAACCTGACCGCCTTTTTCGAGGGACGTCGTCCACCCGACCTAGTTTCCTGA
- the glyA gene encoding serine hydroxymethyltransferase, translating to MSDFFERTLEGDEQILKAIRLEQHRQQSEIELIASENIVSPAVLAAQGSVMTNKYAEGYPGHRYYGGCQYVDLAEVAAIERAKQLFGASYANVQPHSGAQANAAVMMAVLKPGDTFMGLSLSAGGHLTHGAKPTLSGKWFNAVQYGVMQETSLIDYDEVQAKALEHRPKLIIAGGSAYPRTIDFTRFRAIANSVGALLMVDMAHFAGLVAGGVHPNPVELADVVTTTTHKTLRGPRGGMILTNNPDLAKKLNSAVFPGLQGGPLMHVIAAKAVALGEALEDGFKTYARQMVANARMLAAMLGERGFDIVSGGTDTHLLLVDLRGKGLSGKDAEEALGRAGLTCNKNGIPFDPAPPAVTSGIRLGTPAATTRGFGEGEFARVGNLIADVLDAVGTQWGVEQEKAARRSVEELCEAFPIYQAKASLTQARTT from the coding sequence ATGTCTGATTTTTTCGAAAGAACCCTCGAGGGCGACGAGCAGATCCTAAAGGCCATTCGTCTTGAACAACACCGACAGCAATCCGAGATTGAGCTGATCGCGTCGGAGAACATCGTTTCGCCGGCCGTGCTTGCGGCGCAAGGATCGGTGATGACCAACAAATATGCTGAAGGTTATCCGGGCCACCGCTACTATGGTGGCTGCCAGTACGTGGATCTTGCCGAAGTGGCGGCGATCGAGCGCGCCAAGCAGCTCTTTGGTGCCAGCTACGCGAATGTGCAACCCCACTCCGGGGCACAGGCCAATGCTGCCGTGATGATGGCGGTGCTGAAGCCCGGCGACACCTTCATGGGTTTGTCGCTGTCGGCAGGCGGGCATCTGACCCATGGCGCTAAGCCCACGCTCTCCGGCAAATGGTTTAACGCGGTCCAGTACGGCGTCATGCAGGAGACCAGCCTTATCGACTACGATGAGGTTCAGGCAAAGGCACTCGAACACCGGCCGAAGCTGATCATCGCGGGCGGCTCCGCCTATCCGCGCACGATCGATTTTACCCGATTCCGTGCAATCGCGAATTCAGTCGGCGCGCTGCTGATGGTGGATATGGCGCATTTTGCCGGCCTGGTCGCCGGCGGCGTTCATCCCAACCCGGTAGAGCTTGCCGATGTCGTGACCACGACGACACACAAGACTTTGCGGGGCCCACGCGGCGGCATGATCCTGACCAACAATCCGGATCTTGCCAAGAAGCTGAATTCGGCGGTGTTCCCCGGCCTGCAGGGCGGTCCGTTAATGCATGTAATAGCTGCCAAGGCTGTTGCCTTGGGTGAGGCCTTGGAGGACGGGTTCAAGACCTATGCCCGGCAAATGGTGGCGAATGCCAGAATGCTGGCCGCAATGCTGGGCGAACGCGGGTTCGACATTGTCTCCGGCGGAACCGATACGCATTTGCTGCTGGTCGACCTGCGCGGCAAGGGCCTGTCTGGCAAGGATGCGGAGGAGGCGTTGGGCAGGGCAGGACTGACCTGCAATAAGAACGGCATTCCCTTCGATCCGGCGCCGCCTGCCGTCACCTCCGGCATTCGTCTCGGCACCCCGGCCGCCACGACACGCGGTTTCGGAGAAGGGGAGTTCGCCCGTGTCGGCAATCTCATAGCCGATGTCCTTGACGCAGTCGGAACGCAGTGGGGCGTCGAACAGGAGAAGGCGGCTCGCCGGTCGGTCGAGGAGCTTTGCGAGGCATTCCCGATCTACCAGGCCAAGGCATCGTTGACCCAGGCGCGGACGACATGA
- a CDS encoding alpha-ketoglutarate-dependent dioxygenase AlkB family protein, with translation MLVLPKGVRHMPSYLSRAAQEALVEEVRVVVQGAPLFVPAMPRTGKEMSVRMTNCGSLGWVTDKELGYRYQLTHPLTGEPWPAIPDALMQLWQEVSAYPHPPEACLVNFYGQDAKMGLHQDRDEADLSAPVVSVSLGDDCLFRVGPTTRDGGTKSFRLKSGDVVVLGGEGRLCFHGVDRIYPSTSALLKNGGRINLTLRRVNP, from the coding sequence ATGCTCGTTCTGCCCAAAGGCGTCCGCCATATGCCCTCCTATCTGTCCCGCGCGGCGCAGGAAGCGCTGGTCGAAGAGGTCAGGGTTGTCGTGCAAGGCGCGCCGCTGTTCGTGCCGGCCATGCCGCGCACTGGTAAGGAGATGAGCGTACGCATGACCAATTGCGGCTCGCTCGGCTGGGTCACCGACAAGGAACTGGGATATCGCTATCAGCTGACGCACCCGCTGACCGGCGAGCCATGGCCGGCGATCCCCGATGCGCTCATGCAACTGTGGCAGGAGGTCTCCGCCTATCCGCATCCGCCGGAGGCTTGCCTGGTCAATTTCTATGGGCAGGACGCCAAAATGGGCCTGCACCAGGATCGCGACGAAGCCGATCTTTCGGCGCCGGTGGTGTCAGTCTCGCTCGGCGACGACTGCCTGTTCCGGGTCGGACCGACCACGCGCGATGGCGGCACCAAATCCTTCCGTCTGAAAAGCGGTGATGTCGTCGTGCTCGGCGGCGAGGGGCGGCTCTGCTTCCATGGCGTTGACCGGATTTACCCGTCGACCTCGGCGCTCTTGAAAAATGGCGGCCGCATCAACCTGACGCTGCGCCGGGTCAATCCCTGA
- a CDS encoding ABC transporter permease, with the protein MDLFIAIFTGTIIAATPLIFAALGELVVEKSGVLNLGIEGMMLMGAALAFWAVTAGFSMPVAIMAGALAGAAASLLFGVLALTFLTNQYAAGLALAIFGSGVSAFLGRGFGSDPIEALHRVDMPFLSDLPVVGPLLFRFDPMVYLALLMFVAISWFLYRTKAGLILRTIGESPQTSHAIGYPVIRIRYMAVLFGGLMAGLAGAYLSVAYTPLWVENMTAGKGWIALALVVFATWRPLRILLGAWLFGGMTILQLQGQALGLEVPSELLSALPYLATIIVLVLISRNRQMLALHFPASLAKPFRPAS; encoded by the coding sequence ATGGATCTTTTCATTGCCATCTTCACCGGCACCATCATTGCCGCGACGCCCTTGATCTTCGCGGCGCTCGGCGAACTCGTGGTGGAGAAATCCGGCGTTCTCAATCTCGGCATCGAAGGCATGATGCTGATGGGGGCAGCCCTTGCATTCTGGGCGGTCACAGCGGGCTTTTCCATGCCTGTCGCGATCATGGCCGGCGCGCTGGCGGGTGCCGCCGCGTCCCTGCTGTTCGGCGTTCTGGCACTGACCTTCCTGACCAACCAATATGCCGCCGGCCTGGCGCTGGCTATCTTCGGCTCAGGTGTTTCGGCCTTCCTCGGGCGCGGTTTCGGCAGCGATCCGATCGAGGCATTGCATCGTGTCGACATGCCCTTCCTGTCCGATTTGCCGGTGGTTGGTCCGCTGCTGTTCCGCTTCGACCCGATGGTTTATCTGGCGTTGCTGATGTTCGTCGCCATCAGCTGGTTTCTCTACCGGACCAAGGCTGGTCTGATCCTGCGCACCATCGGCGAGTCGCCCCAGACGTCGCATGCGATCGGCTATCCAGTGATCAGGATCCGCTACATGGCCGTGCTGTTCGGCGGGCTGATGGCCGGTCTGGCGGGCGCCTATCTGTCAGTCGCCTACACACCGCTCTGGGTCGAGAACATGACCGCCGGCAAGGGCTGGATCGCGCTGGCGCTGGTGGTTTTCGCCACATGGCGGCCGCTGCGCATCCTGCTTGGCGCCTGGCTGTTCGGCGGCATGACGATCCTCCAGTTGCAGGGACAGGCGCTCGGGCTGGAAGTGCCGTCCGAGCTGCTATCGGCGCTGCCCTATCTGGCCACCATCATTGTGCTGGTGCTTATCTCACGGAACCGCCAGATGCTGGCGCTGCATTTCCCTGCCTCGCTTGCCAAGCCCTTCCGCCCGGCCAGCTGA
- a CDS encoding ABC transporter permease: MHFRIEQRPEPSAPMRVAAPILATALTVIVGSIFFASLGHDPLATLYAFFVEPLSSMNGLSEWLLKASPLILIACGLAVGFRANVWNIGAEGQFTMGAIAASGVGLFWPNPESVLLLPLMFLAGMGAGMAWAAIPAFLRARMNTNEILVTLMMTYIATLFLSYLVHGPWRDPAGFNYPQTAMLPTAALLQSFDPAYRLNSSIFITVVAVIVMWLFTDRSFLGYKMSVSGAAPLAARYAGFRESAAVWIGLLAGGAAAGIAGMAEAAGPLGQLSPQISPGYGFAAIIVAFIGRLNAFGIVLGGLLMSLLFLGGEGVQMTLGLPSALTRIFQGILLFFLLAADFFIFYRIRLVREKA, encoded by the coding sequence TTGCATTTCAGGATTGAACAAAGACCGGAGCCTTCCGCGCCGATGCGCGTTGCCGCGCCGATCCTGGCGACGGCGCTCACGGTCATCGTCGGCTCGATCTTCTTCGCCTCTCTCGGGCATGATCCGCTGGCCACGCTCTATGCGTTCTTTGTCGAGCCGCTCAGCTCGATGAACGGACTGTCGGAATGGCTGCTAAAGGCCTCGCCGTTGATCCTCATCGCTTGCGGGCTGGCGGTCGGTTTCCGCGCCAACGTCTGGAACATCGGCGCCGAGGGCCAGTTCACGATGGGTGCCATTGCCGCCAGCGGCGTCGGGCTGTTCTGGCCGAACCCGGAGAGCGTGCTGCTTTTGCCTCTGATGTTCCTGGCCGGCATGGGCGCCGGCATGGCATGGGCGGCAATCCCCGCATTCCTGCGCGCCCGCATGAACACCAACGAAATCCTCGTCACCTTGATGATGACCTATATCGCCACTCTGTTCCTGTCCTATCTCGTGCATGGACCGTGGCGCGATCCGGCTGGGTTCAACTATCCGCAGACGGCCATGCTGCCCACCGCCGCGCTGCTGCAATCCTTTGATCCCGCCTACCGGCTCAATTCCTCGATCTTCATCACCGTGGTCGCCGTCATCGTGATGTGGCTGTTCACCGACCGCAGCTTCCTCGGCTACAAGATGTCGGTGAGCGGCGCGGCCCCTCTCGCCGCGCGTTATGCGGGGTTCCGCGAGTCGGCGGCGGTCTGGATCGGTCTGCTGGCCGGCGGCGCGGCAGCCGGGATCGCCGGCATGGCGGAAGCGGCCGGACCGCTCGGCCAGCTCTCGCCTCAGATATCGCCGGGTTATGGTTTCGCGGCCATCATCGTTGCCTTCATCGGCCGGCTGAACGCGTTCGGCATCGTGCTCGGCGGGCTGCTGATGTCGCTTCTGTTTCTCGGCGGCGAAGGCGTACAGATGACGCTGGGCCTGCCATCGGCGCTGACGCGGATCTTCCAGGGCATCCTGCTGTTCTTCCTGCTCGCCGCCGACTTCTTCATTTTCTATCGCATTCGCCTGGTCCGGGAGAAAGCCTGA
- a CDS encoding ABC transporter ATP-binding protein, with the protein MHPRLELRNICKRYPGVVANDDVSLSIQPGEIHAVLGENGAGKSTLMKIIYGAAQADSGEILSDGNPIVAHNPAVSRALGIEMVYQHFALFESVSVVENIALSTSSAFHLPTLAEKIRDLSLRYGTPIDPHRQVHDLSVGERQRVEIVRCLLQAPKLLILDEPTSVLTPQAVVKLFETLRQLAAEGCSIVYISHKLDEVQELCDTATVLRNGKVTGTARPKETTSLELARMMVGSKLPEIRVSPPVPSDKPVLEVKGLSVKARDHFGVDLKDVSFNVHGGEIVGLAGVSGNGQAELIALLSGERTHERADAIRICGTDAARLRPQERRKLGVAFVPEERLGRGAVPSHTLWENAVLTAHRFGTVRKGLVDRRKAKAFATGIIDRFKVKANGAQSTAQSLSGGNLQKFIVGREIALTPKLFLVSQPTWGVDVGASAFIRQTIIDLSRAGAAVFVVSEELDELFEICDRLLVICQGKVSPPLIRTTADREEIGLLMTGQGMGEGVSANRGGSVAFQD; encoded by the coding sequence ATGCATCCGCGTCTAGAATTGCGCAACATCTGCAAGCGCTATCCCGGCGTCGTCGCCAATGACGACGTTTCGCTGTCGATCCAACCCGGCGAGATCCACGCTGTGCTCGGCGAGAACGGGGCCGGCAAATCCACGCTGATGAAGATCATCTATGGCGCGGCGCAGGCCGATTCCGGGGAAATCCTTAGCGACGGCAATCCGATCGTCGCCCACAATCCGGCGGTATCGCGCGCACTCGGCATCGAGATGGTCTACCAGCATTTCGCGCTGTTTGAATCGGTGTCGGTGGTCGAGAACATTGCCCTGTCGACAAGCAGCGCCTTTCACCTTCCCACGCTCGCCGAAAAGATCCGCGACCTCTCCCTGCGTTACGGCACGCCCATCGATCCGCATCGCCAGGTGCACGATTTGTCGGTCGGCGAGCGCCAGCGCGTGGAAATCGTGCGTTGCTTGCTGCAGGCGCCAAAACTACTGATCCTCGATGAACCGACTTCGGTGCTGACACCGCAGGCCGTGGTCAAGTTGTTCGAGACGCTCCGGCAACTGGCCGCCGAGGGCTGCAGCATCGTCTATATCAGCCACAAGCTCGACGAGGTGCAGGAGCTCTGCGACACCGCCACCGTGCTGCGCAACGGCAAGGTCACCGGCACCGCCCGCCCGAAGGAGACGACATCGCTGGAGCTCGCCCGCATGATGGTCGGCTCCAAGCTGCCTGAAATACGCGTCAGCCCGCCGGTCCCGAGCGACAAGCCAGTGCTTGAGGTCAAAGGCCTATCGGTCAAGGCCCGGGACCATTTCGGCGTCGACCTCAAGGACGTTTCATTCAATGTGCATGGCGGGGAGATCGTCGGCCTTGCCGGTGTTTCCGGAAATGGTCAGGCCGAGCTAATCGCCTTGCTCAGCGGCGAACGCACCCATGAGCGCGCCGATGCGATCAGGATTTGCGGAACCGACGCCGCCCGCCTGCGCCCCCAGGAACGCCGCAAGCTCGGCGTCGCCTTCGTTCCCGAAGAACGGCTTGGGCGCGGTGCGGTGCCATCGCACACGCTGTGGGAGAATGCCGTATTGACGGCGCACCGCTTCGGCACGGTGCGCAAGGGGCTGGTTGATCGCCGCAAGGCAAAGGCTTTCGCCACAGGCATTATCGACAGGTTCAAGGTCAAGGCCAATGGAGCCCAATCGACCGCGCAAAGCCTGTCGGGCGGCAATCTGCAGAAATTCATCGTCGGGCGCGAGATCGCGCTCACGCCAAAGCTCTTCCTGGTGTCGCAGCCGACCTGGGGTGTCGATGTCGGCGCGTCCGCCTTCATCCGCCAGACGATCATCGATCTCAGTCGCGCTGGTGCAGCCGTATTCGTCGTTTCCGAGGAACTCGACGAGTTGTTCGAGATCTGCGACCGGCTGCTGGTCATCTGCCAAGGAAAGGTGTCTCCGCCGCTGATCCGCACGACCGCCGACCGCGAGGAGATCGGGCTTTTGATGACCGGCCAAGGCATGGGCGAAGGCGTATCGGCGAACAGGGGTGGCAGCGTTGCATTTCAGGATTGA
- a CDS encoding BMP family ABC transporter substrate-binding protein, translating to MFGMNRRQVLKYTGAALGVSAFAKTSFATEPLKIGVVYVDTKAEIGWTKQHSLAVDALKNQFGDMVAITVIDNIFMPQDAERIFRELASGGNKLIFGTSFSHGTPMQKVAPRFPQVAFEHCSGIVHLANLGTFEAKYYEGTFVAGAAAGYMSKAGKIGFIGGFPIPDVVGMANALLLGAQSVNADATCNAIFLNSWFDPGKEKEAAKTLLSQGCDVICSTTGTATGVQVAGDSEAWSIGYASDMAKFGSGKQLTSFVFDWTSDYVGAAKAVTAGTWKPEVRWDGLAAGVVKMAPYNDGIPDDTKAKLKQLEADIGSGKVHPYTGELKDQDGNVRVAAGSVLADDGIRGINWFVKGMIGRLS from the coding sequence ATGTTTGGAATGAACAGGAGGCAGGTTCTAAAATACACCGGCGCCGCACTAGGCGTTAGTGCTTTTGCCAAAACTTCTTTCGCGACCGAGCCATTGAAAATTGGAGTCGTCTACGTAGATACCAAAGCTGAAATTGGCTGGACAAAGCAACATTCGCTCGCCGTCGATGCGCTGAAGAATCAGTTTGGCGACATGGTCGCCATAACGGTGATAGACAACATCTTCATGCCGCAGGACGCCGAGCGTATCTTTCGAGAGCTCGCCAGCGGCGGCAATAAGCTGATATTCGGCACAAGTTTTTCGCATGGAACGCCGATGCAGAAAGTGGCGCCCCGTTTCCCCCAAGTCGCATTCGAGCATTGTTCCGGCATTGTACACTTAGCCAATCTCGGTACATTCGAAGCGAAATATTACGAAGGTACGTTCGTAGCGGGAGCTGCCGCCGGCTATATGTCGAAGGCAGGCAAGATCGGTTTTATTGGCGGCTTTCCCATCCCGGACGTAGTTGGCATGGCCAACGCGCTGCTGCTCGGCGCGCAGAGCGTCAATGCCGATGCCACCTGCAATGCCATCTTCCTCAATTCCTGGTTCGATCCTGGCAAGGAAAAGGAAGCCGCCAAGACGCTGCTTTCACAAGGTTGTGACGTTATATGCTCGACAACCGGAACAGCGACCGGAGTGCAAGTCGCCGGCGATAGTGAGGCGTGGTCGATCGGCTACGCCAGTGACATGGCGAAGTTCGGCTCCGGCAAGCAGCTGACGTCGTTCGTGTTCGACTGGACGAGCGACTATGTCGGCGCCGCCAAGGCCGTCACCGCGGGCACCTGGAAGCCGGAAGTGCGCTGGGACGGGCTGGCGGCCGGCGTCGTGAAGATGGCACCTTATAATGACGGCATACCCGACGACACCAAGGCCAAGCTGAAGCAGCTCGAGGCCGATATCGGCAGCGGCAAGGTTCACCCCTACACCGGCGAACTGAAGGACCAGGACGGCAACGTCAGGGTTGCCGCCGGTTCGGTTCTGGCCGACGACGGCATTCGCGGCATTAACTGGTTCGTCAAGGGAATGATCGGCAGGTTGAGCTGA
- a CDS encoding GntR family transcriptional regulator: MPSQSHKIAEILIRAIMDHRLVAGCKLGERELAEIFQCSRIVIRQALIRLSDDSLVHMERNRGAFVARPSMQDALEIYDALSLVEQGVAAQLSERLGPAGWTELRQQIERQRQATDEGNHALADVLGQEFHTLLLRLSRNRVMQEIHAQLLRRTTLIRSLVTADWDYCNLLDDHSRLVDLLEKGRLKQAMELTDAHYRAVIRGYVMDRQVFPELSLTEALRPYVSGESAATAKPSESTPSDKNTVVTQLRPHVHTRK, from the coding sequence ATGCCGAGCCAGTCACACAAGATCGCGGAGATTTTGATCCGTGCGATTATGGATCATCGCTTGGTAGCGGGATGTAAGCTTGGTGAACGTGAGCTTGCAGAGATATTTCAGTGCAGTCGCATTGTTATACGGCAGGCATTGATCAGGCTCAGCGACGATAGCCTCGTCCATATGGAGCGTAACCGGGGTGCCTTCGTCGCCCGTCCGTCAATGCAGGACGCGCTAGAGATCTATGACGCCCTGAGTTTGGTCGAACAGGGTGTGGCTGCTCAGCTGAGCGAGCGCCTTGGGCCCGCCGGTTGGACGGAGCTTCGCCAACAGATCGAGCGGCAGCGTCAAGCGACTGACGAGGGCAATCATGCTTTGGCAGACGTATTAGGTCAGGAATTTCATACGCTGCTTCTACGCTTGAGTAGAAACAGAGTCATGCAGGAGATTCATGCCCAACTTTTGCGGCGAACGACGTTGATACGTTCGTTGGTCACAGCTGACTGGGACTATTGCAATCTGTTGGACGATCACTCGCGTTTGGTCGACTTGCTGGAAAAGGGACGCCTCAAGCAGGCCATGGAATTGACCGATGCGCACTATAGGGCTGTGATCCGGGGATACGTTATGGATCGGCAGGTGTTTCCTGAATTGAGTCTGACAGAGGCTCTCCGGCCCTATGTTTCCGGAGAAAGCGCAGCAACCGCTAAGCCCTCTGAATCAACGCCGTCTGACAAAAATACTGTGGTCACACAATTGCGGCCGCACGTTCACACACGAAAATGA
- a CDS encoding aromatic ring-hydroxylating dioxygenase subunit alpha, producing the protein MEVVVMSGDCRLRNDWHVVADQSNLLGLDDFDARLLGVDITIRRQVRGGFEVVRNDTGGLVHSAQRYGYIWACLGTPEREILFIPEAIEPDRHLVTAGSIAVRVSGLRAVENFLDMAHFPFLHTGFLGEEPHTEVTPYKVELTAEDELVATECKFYQPVSFPTAKGGFIVEYTYKVFRPYTVALYKTNSVVTNRRDVIVLFVQPVDEENCVAHPFLCYVKEGVDVGTVRAFTQLIFGQDKPILENQVPKRLPLDPRAETPIRADAVSVSYRRWLRDRSITYGAIPANA; encoded by the coding sequence ATGGAGGTGGTGGTCATGTCTGGTGATTGTAGACTTCGCAACGACTGGCACGTGGTTGCAGATCAGTCAAACCTGCTTGGCCTCGACGATTTCGATGCGCGGCTTTTAGGCGTCGACATCACCATACGTCGGCAAGTTCGAGGCGGCTTCGAGGTAGTCCGCAACGACACCGGAGGACTGGTGCACTCCGCGCAGCGGTACGGATACATTTGGGCGTGCCTTGGAACACCGGAGCGAGAGATCCTGTTCATCCCAGAGGCGATTGAACCAGATCGACATCTCGTTACTGCGGGCTCGATTGCTGTGAGGGTATCAGGACTGCGCGCAGTCGAAAATTTTCTGGACATGGCCCATTTTCCATTTTTGCATACCGGATTTTTGGGTGAAGAGCCCCACACCGAAGTAACGCCATATAAAGTCGAACTTACGGCAGAAGATGAACTGGTTGCAACGGAATGCAAATTCTATCAGCCTGTGTCTTTCCCAACCGCTAAAGGTGGATTTATTGTTGAATATACCTACAAGGTGTTCCGCCCTTACACGGTGGCGCTCTATAAAACTAATTCGGTAGTTACTAATCGTCGCGACGTTATAGTTCTTTTTGTTCAACCGGTAGATGAAGAGAACTGCGTCGCCCATCCCTTCCTCTGCTACGTTAAAGAAGGTGTAGACGTGGGTACCGTTCGAGCCTTTACACAGCTGATTTTCGGGCAGGATAAGCCCATCCTTGAAAATCAGGTTCCCAAGCGCCTGCCTCTCGATCCCCGCGCCGAAACGCCGATCCGTGCCGATGCCGTGTCGGTTTCATACCGCCGGTGGCTTCGCGACCGGTCGATTACATACGGCGCCATTCCCGCGAACGCCTAA
- a CDS encoding aromatic ring-hydroxylating oxygenase subunit alpha, protein MSLSRCSDRAILDLWHPIGAIAEILSGGVQDTVLLEERLRFEVGSDGQAVVWRYRRDLLRADQVSPADRLPARSAYGYVWTSLGSPPPNLFSIPEYAEPDRRNMNAATVGVHVSAPRAIENFLDMGHFPYVHTDILGAEPHTEVKEYDVEISVERDEILATRCRFYQPMASTASSGGADVEYIYRVPHPYCSVLYKSSPVDMSRLDVIAVFMQATDQEHVRAHMLMSVLDKNNEDKIIKRFQQTIFGQDKPILENQVPKRLPLDPRAETPIRADKSAIAYRRWLSQKGVTYGVIPVAA, encoded by the coding sequence ATGTCCTTATCAAGATGTTCAGATCGGGCGATCCTCGATCTCTGGCACCCTATTGGCGCCATCGCCGAAATTTTGTCTGGCGGCGTTCAGGACACTGTATTGCTTGAGGAGCGTCTGAGGTTCGAGGTCGGGTCCGACGGTCAAGCGGTGGTCTGGCGTTATCGGCGTGATTTGCTTCGTGCCGATCAGGTTTCGCCTGCCGATAGGCTTCCTGCGAGAAGCGCATATGGTTACGTCTGGACTTCGCTCGGATCTCCGCCTCCGAACCTTTTCTCCATTCCAGAATATGCTGAGCCTGACCGTCGCAATATGAACGCTGCAACAGTTGGCGTCCATGTCTCAGCGCCGCGTGCAATCGAGAATTTTTTGGATATGGGGCACTTCCCGTATGTCCACACGGACATCCTCGGCGCGGAACCCCATACCGAGGTCAAAGAATATGACGTGGAGATCTCGGTCGAGCGCGACGAGATCCTGGCTACGCGTTGCCGCTTCTACCAGCCTATGGCCTCTACTGCTTCCTCTGGCGGCGCGGATGTAGAGTATATCTATCGCGTGCCGCATCCTTATTGCTCAGTTCTGTACAAATCGAGCCCAGTCGACATGAGCCGGCTAGATGTGATTGCGGTTTTCATGCAAGCGACGGATCAGGAGCATGTACGTGCACACATGCTCATGAGTGTCCTCGACAAAAACAATGAGGACAAAATAATCAAGCGGTTCCAGCAGACGATATTCGGCCAGGACAAGCCGATCCTTGAGAACCAGGTGCCAAAGCGCCTGCCGCTGGACCCGCGCGCTGAAACACCGATCCGGGCCGACAAGTCGGCCATCGCCTATCGGCGTTGGCTTAGCCAGAAGGGCGTCACCTACGGCGTCATCCCGGTCGCGGCCTGA